A segment of the Panicum hallii strain FIL2 chromosome 1, PHallii_v3.1, whole genome shotgun sequence genome:
CCATCCACATGTTTAAAATCCTTTGCTGCAAAAAAAAACGAGCTCTTACTCGTGTtttagaaagaaaaaaaaaactgggATTCGACGGTCTCGCAAGTCACAACCTTTATGAACATCGACACAGGTCAAGAAAACAATCCTGGCATCCTGCAGAAACGGAGAAAGAAAGAACCGCACTGAACGAGCTGAGCACACACGGCTACCATCAAGTCAACAAACTAACGGGGTGGAAGAGAAGAGACATGCAGAGCGAGGAAGCAGACTAGCAGAGGATGCCCGGGCGGCCGCGTCAGCGATACGATTCCCAGCAAGCAGGCGCTGCTCATGGCCATGTGGTGAACTCGAAGACCTTGCCGACGATCTCGAGCCCGGTGGGGATCTGCCAGATGAAGAGCAGGACGTTGAGCGCGTTGAGCGCGATGTGCAGGCTCCTGGCCGTCTCGTTCCCCTTCTGCATCGCCgggaccagcgccgccgcgcccgcccacaGCACCGTGATGGCTGCATTGCATTGGCCGAGCTCATCAGCAAAAGGGTTAGCTAACTACAAGACATGCCATTGCATCCGCAAGCGTGCGTGGCAGCTCCGGCGTACCTGCTCCGGCGAAGAGGTGGGGTCCCGGGAAGAGCTTGCCGGTGCGGAACCAGGTGTTGAGCGCGCCGCCGACGGACTCGAGCACGCCGAGGCCGAGCAGGATGGACCCCGCGTTGAAGTGCCGGTCCCGGAACGACCCCTTGAGCAGCTTCTTCCGCTCCTGCGTCGACGACCATGCACACGTGTGAGCTGAACAATTCCGTTCCTGCAACAATCGAGCTGTGCCTCTGATGTACAAGGCGATCGGTGTTACCTCGGTGAGCTCGTCGATCTTGATCTCGGCCGGCGActtgggcgcgggcggcggcggcgcagcggagGAGGCGTCCCCGGCCCCAaccgcggccggcgccgccgccgcggcgggctTGACCTGCTTCTTGAGCTCGTTGATCTCGTCCTGGACGGTGCGCACCCGGCGCCACTGCCAGCCGAGGTACCCCGCCCAGAGCGTGTAGCCGAAGAGCCCGCCCATGACGAGCGGGTGCAGCAGCGCGAAGCTCCGGCCCTCGAGGATCCCGAACTCGCCCCCCGCCGCCAGCGCGTCCGGCGGCAGCGCCGCCAGCAGCAGCGGCACCatcgcggccgccggcgccgccgcggcgctcaGCGGAGGAGCGGGCAGCAGCCGCGGtacctgctgctgcggctgcctAGAGCTGTTGCTGTTCTTGGAGGGGGCGGTGGACGCGGAGCAGGAGACCCGGAGGAGGCCGGGGcggacggccgcgagcggcggcgcggccatgGGTGCAGCGCCCACCATCTCGCGCGCTCTGCTCTGCTTTCCGACGCGGGCGGGCGCGATCGAGGTGTGGCTGACCTGACCTCTGACTGGTTGGTGGGGATGGTGGAGCGCGGgagaggaccgaggaggagatAAGGCGGGGACGAGAGCCGAGTGGACGACGAGACAAGTGTGCTGCTGGGTCTCTCCCGAGGAGCGGAGAAGAGTGTGGCAGGCAGGCTGTGTGGGGGAGGCGAGTGAGGGGTACGTGGCGCTCACGCGCGCCCGGCACTTTTTGGCCTCCGCCGTACGTTTTCCTCCGGCGAAAGCCGACGCTGGACGGGGACGTGGGTCGTGGGAGGTGGACGGCCGCGGCCTCGAGCCGACGTGGCCGATGCGTGGCGGTGCCAACTGCCAACAGAGAGAGCGAGAGCATAGTGTATGAGGGGAACGAGCCGGGCCGGCCCAACTCGGTCCTGCCGGATCCTCTTTGTTCACAGCTATTTGGTGGCCCAACCAACCTCGCAAAAGCTCTATGATTTCCCAGTTTCTCTCCATCTCTTGAGTATTTTTACATTTTACATACCATTTTCTTATCTCTTTCCGTTTTGATTGCTGTAGAAAAAAATTGTCCTGTTTCAGAATCATTCCCTGTTAGAGGGGCCCCAGCAATATAAATTAATGTATATTAGAGACTTAATAGGGTGTCCTGTCAAGTTGATATAGGATTCTCAAAATATATTCCCCAAAAAGCCCTTATTAATCCTATTAGATGATGCATTGGCCTGGGTTATCACAAGTTTAGATATTTTCCCCAAATTTGATTGCTGACTTGATTGGCTGCTAGCAGGGTTACAACCATTCACTCTTCTCCAACTCCAGCAAAGGAAGGTCCGGCTACAGCCTCCCATTCTCAGATTCCTCAAAGGACTCCAACAGGTAACTATTTATTTACTGTTTTTTACTACCCAGCAGCCTATTTTTCAGTCACTCCCGACTTCTAAGTTTTCTGACTTGTTATTTCGTCAGATATGGAAGCGTCCAACTTCTGCAAGTTGCAATGTTTGAGAGAGGGGGGAAAGTAGTATTTTAAGAAGATGATGATGCTTGCTATGAACATTTTTTGTTTGTTATCTCTGAGAAGCATAATTTTATGCTCATTCAAAATTTCTCTTTCGTATGGCCTTTGTTTCCAGTTGATATCATGTATATAAGTGAAAAGCATGGCAACTTAGTGACATTCTTAAGGTGCAACCACTACCAGTTTTCCGGGACTTCAGTTGTCATTTTGCAGAACCTATCGTCCTTTCGTTTTGCTAAACCTAGGACTTCAGTTTTGTTTCCCAAGCAAAGCaaacatttatttatttatttattcctGAGGCTTCCTGCAATCCTGCGTCGTGCGTCCTCCTTGGAAGTGGTTCAGTACGTAGTAACCATAAGTTCAGTAGTTACCATCGGCTAGCTCAAAGATGTTTTTCTAGCTAGTCTGAGTCCTGAGCACCGAGATGCAAACAGCATCAGGACATCCAAGAACAGTGACGCGGTGAACATCACGACCTCACAAGCACCACGGAGGGAGGCACGGACGGACGGCGGAACTCaaggcgcgccgccgcggcggcggcagaggagccCAATGGCTATCGCCTTGCAGCAGGCGAGGCTCTCGTGCCCGGCTGCGTCTCGAGAAGATCAGGCgtgagtgtggatgatcagggGGGCGTCCGGATCAGTGTCTCTTCTCCAGCGAGGCTTATACCACCGAGGACGAGGACGAGCATCGGGTTTCTCTGAAACTCTGGTCAGGGGCCGACGAGAAAAGCGAAACTGTGAAAGGGTCCCTGACATGTGGGCCAGCGGGCGGGCCACTGATGAAGAAAATTCAGACAGGAAACGTATCTAGATTACTGATTCACTGTGAACAAAATTGATCTGCAGAAACTCAACCTAGATTTGGCTAGAAACTCATACTATGTTGACTCTGAAGCTACGCAGACAGACCAAACAAATTCCAACACCTTCAGGCATAGAGATAGAGAGTCGTCAGAATCATGATATCAATAGACACATACCAGCCGGCTATGGTTGGCGACAGCAAACCTTTAGTTTTGCTGCTGGCTCCAATTTCAGCAGAATGTGAGTAGACTCCTCTTCCACTGATGCACACTCCCAAGTGTGAGTACTAAAATGCAGATTTTTTTCTCTTGCTGGATCTTTCTGCTGGATCCGATGCCCATCGAAAATACTACTTAACTTTATCTTTTTGTTGACAAATACTGCAGCCAACATAAATTAGTTATTTCTTCTGTCTCCCTGCCCGTCAAAATCTACGTGGACAACCATTAGTTCTTGTGCTATAGATATCTACAGGCCAGCATTGCAGCCTGATAGGCTGTTGTTTGTGTACTGAAGAAAAGTGTTCAGGTAAGCCCAGTGTAGGAAACACCAAGGTTGGATTCAATCCGATCACACTGGTAACTCAATGTGGCCTCCCAGTGATGTTTGCTGTTCCCTGTTCAGAGTCTTTTGCAACATTTTTTTCGCCAACGTGCTCGTATTTTATTAAGAGAAAAGCAATACGATCATTACAGATCTTAATAAACAAAGATTATTAAGACGGATACAAGCACCACCAAGCAAGTGGAGGGCGACCTCAACAAACAAGAACCCCAACAATAACGGGGGAGGAAACTCACTGGAATCTACAACCTTATCCACAGTACAACTGAATCTGCTAAAGGATATTACAACGTCAAAAGTGCAAAGATCTACGATGCAATAAAGATGGCAAAACATCCACCGAGCAACCGCCCACGGGGGTAAAGAATCCGTCCGTGACGATTCCTAACCAACACGACGATGGTGGTAAAGCATCCACCAGAATAGAACAGCGGCAAAGTATCTGCGAAGAGAGAGACGGCAAAGCATCCGTCACACGATGACCGACGCAACCCGGAGGATGTTGATGCAACGGATGTAGATGTCTTTTGCAATATCTGAAAACATTTGTTTGGTTTTAGACCAGCATATTGCATATTTGCATTGCTGCGTTTGATGCAACACGGATAACCACTTAGCCAGTTTGGTGGCAGCGAGTAATTTATCCATGCTCTATCCTACAATCCCTTGCTCCAGTGATATGTCGGTTTTGACAGGTGAAGCGAGTGAGAGATTAGTTTCAGAGTCTTGAGCACCGAGATGCAAACAGCATGTCAGCATCAGTACATCGTCGACGACGAGCGTTCGGTTCCTGGCCCCAGCACCAGCGGCGCCGCCTGCCGGCCCCGACAGCGGTTTGGGGCTGCCAATGGCGGAGGGAGCCAAGCGTGGCAGGAGAGATTCGGCGGGGGATGGGGACGGGGATCGGTTGTAGGAGGAGCGGAGCTGCGCACGCGACGACGAGGCGGCGCGTCAGTCGCCGGAGCCGCGCCGGAAGGGGAGCCCGGCAGCAGTAATGAGGAGGGACTTTTCTGAAAAtattcagggggttttgtgtaaataattggatcgcgattagtagtcgcgatccgatttagggGGGTTAATGTaaataatcggatcgcgattattaatcgcgatccggtTTAGGGGCTTTATGTAAATTGATAGGGGGCTTTATGGAAAACAAAGTTGGAAACCGTAAATGGCGCCGGCCGGCGGTTACGGCCATCTCCGGGTCGAAGCCCGAGCTCCCCGAGCCGTCTCCGTGCTCGCGCCGGCTCCGCTTCATGCCCAGCAAGCCAAGCTCCACTCTCAAACCATCCGTACAAACTCGGAGAAgaagggaggcggcggccggtggctaTTTCTCGCCGTGACCGCTTGGTCCCGTCCAGTCTGCGCTGCGCGGCTCAACGGCGCGCGCAGCAGCAGTGTGGACGAGAACGCCATGGCCGCGCGAGGAGGCCCTCCTGCCCCTCCTCCGTCCCCTCTGGCGGTGATTTGGTGGCAGTCGGAACGGTCAGCGATGGCAGAGGAGAAggcacggcggcggaggaggaaaaGCGTGGAGCTTGCGTCGGGTATCTTCCAGTGATTTTTCTGCTGCATCTCCCCATCGAAAAGACTACTTTTTTATCTGTTACTGACAAAAAAAAATACTTCACTCAAACATGAGGAAATTGATACGTCAAACGAATTCAGTTAGTAGAGAGGCTTGAGCACGAAGATGTGAAGCAAAAAGTTACACGAAATTATTATTACATCCAAGAACAGTCACGGAGTAGTACTCATCATCACGGTAATTACAGCAGACACATCACAACTAATCACGGTTCACGGCACAGAGACACGCACAGCCCACAGGCCGACTTGATTATCAAACCGACCGGCGGCTCGCCGGGGCCGCCGTGCCACTGCCGTCGGCGTCGGCGAGCCGGGGCTCTTCTCCTCGGGCGAGCTCCTCGGCGATGGCCTCCTCGAGCCACGCCTCGGCGTCGGCCATGATGCCGGGGCTGAGCCGCACCATGAGGACGCAGAACTCGGCCTCGCTGagcgcgccgtcgccgtcggcgtCGCCCTCCCGCACCATGGCGTCGGCCTCCGCGGGCGTCATCCCGGCcacgcccagcgccgccgccgcgccgcgccgcaggCTCTCGGCCGTGATGGCGCCCCGCGCCGGGTCGGCCAGGAGGCGGAACCCCGCCCGGAGCTCCGACAGCAGGCCCGCCGCGCCCAGCCGCTCCCCCATCACCGGCAGCAGGTCCTCGtacgcctccgccgcctccgagccgccgccgccgcgggggctTGCTGGTGCCGCCATGGTGGGCTGGATCGGTGGCGCGCGCGAGCTGTTCTTGGCTGACGGCTGCGACAGGCGAGGGAGGCAGCGGCTTTATTATTCGGAGGACGAGTTCGATGGTGTGTTGACAATGGGCAGCAGCCTGTGTATAAAAACCCGAGCTTTGGCTGCGTCGGGCAGATGCGATCATCTCATTTGCTTGACTGCTAGTCAGTTTAAACTTTCAACTGCCGTCCATTTTAAACGCGGGAACGAATTCTTTTGAACGATGCTCATACTTCAAACTCACTTTGTTCTAGAACGAGAGATTTCTTCAACAACACATTTTGTTTTTCGAAGTAAACACCGGGACTTGAAACAGCACGGGGTTGGCCGGCGGCGTCAGGACGGGGATCCCATCGGAGGCGAGCTTCCAGGAAGCTTCGGCGACGGCAAGATTTTTGTTTGGCGTGACCCCCCTCCGTCCTTTCTCCTTTGTCAACTTGCCGAGTCCCCCGTCTACTGACTCCACACTGTACGCCCGGCACGGGTCCAGCCACGTCATCACCAcggcgcgcgggcgcggaggagggttTCCCCTTTGGGACCTTCTCGTACGTGCTGCGATGGCATGGCATGCATCcggagggaggggaggaggtgacGACACGGCCGGTGCGCGTCGCCGTCGGCGGAAGCTTCCCAGAAGCAGGGGATCGGAGTCCCGTGCCGGCAGGGCGGGACGATCCGGCTGCTGGGCTACGAACGGTCGCCGCTAGTAGCGTGGAAACAGTAGAAAAGCAAAGCAGAACCGATCCTTTTGTTTCTTCTTCCCGTGGAGAGCCAACGATCGATCGCAAAGCGAACAGGTCGTCACCAGAATCCAAACAGTTACCATCCAACAATTTGATTCCTTTGAGCTTGCAGGGTTTTTTTGCGTGCTGCAACACAACACACCtccatttttctgattttttgggaacattttttttattttttaagaGATAAGTACCTATTCCAGGAGTTACGGGGCTCAAATTGGAAGGAATGAGCTCATGGCCCAGCCCATTTAGCGCCAGCCCACTCCACTCGAACGAAGAAAGGCCCATCCACTCGACAGATGGTACCTGGCCCGAAACCGACCCGGACCTACGGCCACGGGTGACGGAGGCAACAACAGCAAAAAAAAAGGCTACACAAAACTTGGCGCGCGCTGACCTCCGCCCCCC
Coding sequences within it:
- the LOC112880257 gene encoding uncharacterized protein LOC112880257 → MVGAAPMAAPPLAAVRPGLLRVSCSASTAPSKNSNSSRQPQQQVPRLLPAPPLSAAAAPAAAMVPLLLAALPPDALAAGGEFGILEGRSFALLHPLVMGGLFGYTLWAGYLGWQWRRVRTVQDEINELKKQVKPAAAAAPAAVGAGDASSAAPPPPAPKSPAEIKIDELTEERKKLLKGSFRDRHFNAGSILLGLGVLESVGGALNTWFRTGKLFPGPHLFAGAAITVLWAGAAALVPAMQKGNETARSLHIALNALNVLLFIWQIPTGLEIVGKVFEFTTWP
- the LOC112880270 gene encoding calcium-binding protein KIC-like; the protein is MAAPASPRGGGGSEAAEAYEDLLPVMGERLGAAGLLSELRAGFRLLADPARGAITAESLRRGAAAALGVAGMTPAEADAMVREGDADGDGALSEAEFCVLMVRLSPGIMADAEAWLEEAIAEELARGEEPRLADADGSGTAAPASRRSV